In Aspergillus fumigatus Af293 chromosome 2, whole genome shotgun sequence, a genomic segment contains:
- a CDS encoding branched-chain amino acid aminotransferase, cytosolic: MGSIAQTVRELDASTVKVTRSTNLRLVPEPGSPEELSHSHCTDHMVTVRWTVNNGWETPEIKPYENLSIPPTAGCLHYATECFEGMKVYRGYDGKLRLFRPDCNGERLVMSAQRTSLPTFRFEELKVLIAKLMQIDGPRWLPKDQPGRFLYLRPTLIGSGPHLGVQTPKEALLFIIAVPWPDPSKKPVAPGTKPGLKLLASHPETIRAWPGGFGYAKLGANYGPSLSAHGQAQALGFDQVLWLFGEDRQVTEAGASNFFIIWENKDTGRLELVTAPLENQLILAGVTRRSVLELARSRLTKPVGSLAPVDVVEKALTIGDVELAWKEGRVVEAFVSGTAYFITPVKLVRNGDLDMDMVDAGVERAGYATQIRSWLEAIMYGKENHEWSYVIEGEVEN, encoded by the exons ATGGGTTCCATTGCTCAGACAGTACGAGAGCTTGATGCCTCGACCGTCAAGGTAACTCGGTCCACCAACCTGCGTCTGGTTCCTGAACCCGGTTCTCCGGAGGAACTCAGTCACTCGCACTGTACAGACCACATGGTCACCGTCAGATGGACCGTGAACAATGGATGGGAGACCCCAGAAATCAAACCATACGAGAATCTCAGCATTCCCCCGACCGCCGGCTGCCTGCACTATGCTACGGAATGCTTCGAGGGCATGAAGGTGTACCGGGGATACGACGGCAAATTGCGTCTGTTCCGTCCAGACTGCAACGGCGAGAGACTTGTCATGAGTGCCCAGAGAACTTCTTTGCCCACTTTCCGGttcgaggagctcaaggtGCTTATCGCCAAGTTGATGCAGATAGATGGGCCCC GCTGGCTCCCTAAAGACCAACCCGGTCGATTCCTTTACCTTCGTCCCACTTTGATCGGCAGCGGCCCTCATCTGGGCGTGCAAACACCCAAGGAAGCCCTCCTGTTCATCATCGCGGTGCCATGGCCTGACCCATCCAAGAAGCCAGTCGCGCCTGGCACCAAGCCGGGCCTGAAGCTGCTCGCCTCCCACCCTGAGACAATCCGGGCCTGGCCTGGTGGCTTTGGTTACGCGAAGCTTGGAGCTAACTATGGCCCTTCCCTGTCAGCTCACGGTCAAGCACAAGCCTTGGGCTTTGACCAGGTCCTTTGGCTCTTCGGGGAGGACCGTCAAGTAACCGAGGCCGGCGCCAGCAATTTCTTCATTATCTGGGAGAACAAAGATACTGGCAGACTCGAGCTCGTCACCGCGCCCCTTGAGAACCAGTTGATCCTCGCCGGCGTCACCCGCCGCAGCGTGCTGGAGCTGGCACGGTCAAGATTGACCAAGCCAGTCGGAAGCCTTGCGCCTGTTGACGTTGTGGAAAAGGCGCTTACCATCGGAGATGTTGAGCTGGCCTGGAAGGAGGGACGCGTTGTTGAGGCGTTCGTCTCCGGCACTGCT TACTTCATCACTCCTGTGAAGCTCGTCAGGAACGGTGATCTCGATATGGACATGGTTGATGCGGGCGTTGAGCGTGCAGGATACGCTACCCAGATCAGGTCCTGGTTGGAAGCCATCATGTACGGCAAGGAGAACCATGAGTGGTCTTATGTGATTGAGGGAGAGGTTGAAAATTAA